GCCACCGGTACGCCTGCCTTTCCGGCTATGGCAACCAACTGCCTGACAAGGGTGGGAGTGATGACCCCCTTGGCGTAGTCGCTGATAACCACGCAGCCGCACTGGGGCAGGAACGATCCTGCGGAAGCGAGGAGCAGATTTTCGTCCTTCTGATCCAGGGGATAAGTCACCTCCTTGTCGACCCTCACGACCTGCTGGTTATGGGCGATCACCCTCGTCTTGACGGTGGTGGGCCGGCCCGGCACGGAAATGATCCCCCGCGTTCCGGTACCCTTTTTCCCCATTTCGCCCTTGAGCCACCGCCCCATCTGGTCGTCACCCAGCACGCCGCAGAGCTCCACTTTCCCCTTGAGGGAAAAGATGTTGCTCGCGACGTTGGCCGCCCCTCCCGGCCGCAGGGTCTCACTGGTGACCCCGACGATGGGGACCGGCGCCTCGGGCGATATTCTCGTCACCCCGCCCCAGATGTACTCGTCGATCATGAGGTCGCCGATCACGAGGACTTTTTTACCCTCGAGCCGGGCGAGAAGTTCCGTCCCCTTTTCCAGAAATGTTTTCATTTTCACTCCTAGCAGGATGCACGCTGTGCATGCATCCTGCTTGATGGACTTTTTATATGGCCATCAATTCATCGTCAGGGCCTTGATCCAGAGGACCCCGTAAACCGTCGCGACGACCGTGGCGTTGAGCATCTCCTTGTTCCTGACGACCTGGGACAAGTCAAACGGTCCCCGGCGGTATCCCGGCCACCTTAGAAGGGGGAAGAACCTGGGGACCCGGGAACGGTAACGGTCCCACTGTTCGGAGAAGAATCTTTCGAGCTTGTCCTCCTCCCACCTGATGGTAAACCAGTAAACACCCGCGAAAAACAGCAGGAAAGCCATCGCAAGCCAGGGCACCCCCATGCACACCACGAACCCCATACCCATGAGGAAACTGCCCACGTAAAGGGGGTTGCGGCTCAGGCTGTATGGCCCGGTCACCGTGAGGACCTCGTTCTTGTGAATATAGCCCGAAGACCAGATACGGATGGTCTGGCCCGCGGCGATGAGGATCAGCCCCCAAAGGAGGGTCGAAGCTGTCGGCCGGGCCAGGACCAGGAACAGCACGGCCATGACAGCAGAAAGCCTGGTGCGGTATTTTTTAGCGGTTTTGTATATTTCCAAGGACGAGCCTCTTCCATCAGCATTTAATCAATCCGGAACTATAACTTACATCATCGCCTTCTACAAGAACCCGGAATCCCCCGAAATCCGAGATTGGTTTTGTCTGGCCTCCGGTCGGCGCGTTGAGGGGGGTGTTTTTGCGTATGGGGCA
The bacterium DNA segment above includes these coding regions:
- the rfaE1 gene encoding D-glycero-beta-D-manno-heptose-7-phosphate kinase, with protein sequence MKTFLEKGTELLARLEGKKVLVIGDLMIDEYIWGGVTRISPEAPVPIVGVTSETLRPGGAANVASNIFSLKGKVELCGVLGDDQMGRWLKGEMGKKGTGTRGIISVPGRPTTVKTRVIAHNQQVVRVDKEVTYPLDQKDENLLLASAGSFLPQCGCVVISDYAKGVITPTLVRQLVAIAGKAGVPVAVDPKVQHFSTYRGVSVLTPNLLEAAAGAGMVIDSMDALVEAGRRIVEKLGCAHLLITRGDQGMTLFSGMDEVTHIPALGRHVFDVTGAGDTVISTLSLAMAAGLPMADGAYLSNVAAGIVVGEVGTVAVTVEQMQARFREIGDSSR
- a CDS encoding isoprenylcysteine carboxylmethyltransferase family protein; this translates as MEIYKTAKKYRTRLSAVMAVLFLVLARPTASTLLWGLILIAAGQTIRIWSSGYIHKNEVLTVTGPYSLSRNPLYVGSFLMGMGFVVCMGVPWLAMAFLLFFAGVYWFTIRWEEDKLERFFSEQWDRYRSRVPRFFPLLRWPGYRRGPFDLSQVVRNKEMLNATVVATVYGVLWIKALTMN